From the genome of Mycoplasma putrefaciens KS1, one region includes:
- a CDS encoding isochorismatase family protein — protein sequence MNKALIIVDYQYDFACSNGSLYVKGAEELSNKIFELSKKRKQQGWIVVATKDWHPKNHCSFNQWPSHCVQNTKGSELYFDSTYVDLIIQKGHDKNTESYSGFFDDKGRSNHLNEYLKQNNVTELEIVGVVTEICVKATYDDAVKLGYNAYVNLEYCKGFE from the coding sequence ATGAATAAAGCTTTAATTATAGTTGATTATCAATATGACTTTGCTTGTAGTAACGGTAGTTTGTATGTAAAAGGTGCTGAAGAGCTAAGTAATAAAATATTTGAATTATCTAAAAAAAGAAAACAACAAGGATGAATAGTAGTAGCTACTAAGGACTGACATCCTAAAAATCATTGTTCTTTCAATCAGTGACCTAGTCATTGTGTTCAAAATACTAAAGGATCAGAACTGTATTTTGACTCAACTTATGTAGATTTAATTATTCAAAAAGGTCACGATAAAAATACTGAAAGTTATAGTGGTTTTTTTGATGATAAAGGTAGATCAAATCATTTAAATGAATATCTGAAACAAAATAATGTTACTGAACTAGAAATAGTTGGAGTTGTTACTGAAATATGTGTAAAAGCAACTTATGATGATGCAGTTAAACTTGGATATAATGCATATGTAAATTTAGAATATTGTAAAGGTTTTGAATAA